ATCAGTTATCAGTACCATCAGGACATGGCAGAAACAACTTTGTGAGAAAACGCCATTGCTGTTGCAGTGAAGAAAATCAAATATTTGTATCTGTggaaaagataaaaaggaaaaaaaatcgttCATATGCACAGGATGATCAACAGAGAGAGTTCAGAAAACACAAGGTGAATTCTCAACAAGTTGTGCCACTTAAGCATCAGAAACTGTTAAACTCAAACAGTCTTACATGAATCATGAATTGAAGGTTCCTTCATGCTCTGCACTAATACTACTGTTTTTTCTCCAATTCTAAGATAGTGATGAACAATGGAGCTATCCGTCCAATTTCAAGAAATAGCAGCATTACATGGATTGGAAAAACAGATCAAATACAACATTTCAAATAGTTCACGAAAATCATACCACCGGATATCTAAAACATACACTGAAACTGGTTCTATCTGACATTGTCTAATATCCCAACTAATAACTGAAAATAGCCACCAAAATTGGAGCCGAAGATGACAGTTCGGACTAGAGTTATCAGGCGGTGGTACATCCACACCTCCCGCCAAACTTGACACCACCAAGTTAAAAGCAAAGCTGATACAAAAGAGAACCCACATGACAGTCACTACTAGATAAACATGGGATTCCATTGAAGATGGCCTGCTCCTAGCTAGCCTACTACAAATACCACAATTTTTGCACATACAACATGCAAGAACCATCAAGAGGTCAGCAGCTGGGCTACATAGATGCAGAAACATCTTTCTCCCAGATATGACTTCAAGGGGCAAAGTCCCAGTCCCCACCGCTGAAGGCATCACCATTGTTGACGAAATCCTGATGTAATAAAATAGTTCAGTTAGATGAACCTCACCAGTAGTAGCCACCAGTTTCACATGTAACGTGTGCAAATATTCTAGATAGaaataaatttcaaaataaGCTAACAACTAAACATGTCTTATATTCGAGATTATGAATGAACAAGCAGCATGATGAATCTGAGCAATGCACTGAGTACTAACAACAAGAAGTAACTAAACCAACACCAGTTAGGTAAAGATTGCTTGTAGTATTTGCTTCCAgcgcaaaaatttaaaactggAATGCAATGAAAAAATCAGGACAAAGCAGGTAGATTGAAATGAGCAGAGTTTATTCAGAAAAAAAGGAATAAGAAAGAATCTTACTTCATTAACCCAGTCAGTCAAAAAATCATCCAGGTCACCACTTGCTCCATTCTGCACCTCGCATGTTCCCatgaggaactcattgctgttAATCACTTGATCACCAACAGGTTGCTGATTAATGGTACCACCTTCAGGGAGGTTGCCACTTGTATCCTCACCATTCAGCATCTCTGTCGGCATGACAGAATTGTCTATCTGAAGGTTAGGCAATGCAGGTCTAGTGCTTGAAGAACTACCTAGATCTGAGTTACCAATTGGCATTGCAGTATAGTGTGTGTTGCTTCCAAAGTTGAATGGCGCCACCTGCTCACTGAAACTTAACGCTGGTGCGGTTTTCCCTATGATCCCTGCAATTTGGTTATGATACTCATTTCCAAAGGTTGGAATCTGTCCAGAGGAGGCTGCAAGTCTTGATAACTTGTTCATCTTGATGATGTTCCCCTGTGATGGACCATTAGACATTCCAACATTGTGAGTAAGATCAGGAAACCTTGACAGCGCAGCAGCTTTCCAGGAGTTGCTGCAGTTGATAAGTCCAGCAAATTGACCAGCATCAGCCTCCCGTGCAACTTGGTTGAATAGTCCAGCAGAAGGTGATTGAATCTGAACCGAAGGCTGATTGTTGAACTCAGGAGACTGCAACGGTAAGTGACCGGAAGGGGCCAGCATCTCACCATCTGCTATGTCTTCGAAAGGAATACCTCTCCTTGCCCCCAGAATCTTGCCACGCAATATGCTCGCATAGGAGCTGCAAGAACGGTGTGAAGGAAAGTGCATGCTCGAGGACAATGTTGGAATATCACTTGAGGTGTTTGCAATTGAACTGCCAGAAATACCAAGAGAGAGAGGTTTTCTTGTGTTGAATTCCGCACCATTTGATATATTTGTGAAGGAGCTGCCAGAAGGACCAGAAGGTTTGCTTGTGTTGAATACCGCACCATTTGATATATTAGGGAAGCATTGGCTTGCATCTGACAGGTTGACATTGACACCATGGCTAACTGGTTCTGCGTCCTGCCGAGGAATGCCAAAGTTTCTCTGGGAGCTCATGAGCTGTACTGACTGAGTGGGCAGAAAAGTGTATGCTCCAAACGCAGATGGTGAGTTCATCCTTGCAAAAACGTTGCTTGAGCTCGGAGAGCCAACAAAGTACGAGGCTGACTGGTATCTACCAAGTTCTGGATGATGATTGGAACTTTCCACTACGTTCGTATCGCTATTAGCAGGCACCCAGTCACAGCGCCATGCTTTGGGTCCATCAGCAAATGGACTAGAATTCTTGAGTTTGCCCTCACTGAGCTTCTTCAGGTAGATTCGGTACTTCTGAAATCACGAGATAGACAAGTAGCAATTTGTTAAGAGAAAAGGATTGACAAGGACATAAAGAAATGAAATGGACTCTGTAGTTTCAGGAACATATTCAGGATAAAAAAGAAAACTGAATGTGTTATGTAGTTTCACTAATCCCAGAAATAGGTGTATGCGAATGCCATCCCAATCTCAATATATGTGCGTATGACACAAGAATTTTTGTGTGGCACACACATAAGTGTCGCAAGAAGTGTCAAAAACACAAGTTCAATTGACATAAACACAAACATTGAGTTTGAGATGGCAATTGGGCAGAAACAAGTTTGATCAAATATCTTTAACTTAAATTTAAACAAGTTCaagcatagcaatcaagcaaAAGATTAGAAACAAAACCTGCAGATGACTTGCAACATTCTCTCTAGTGAGGCCGTCCACATTCATGACTTCCAATATTTTCTTTGGAACAGCCCCTGCATTTACCGCAACAAAAGATTTGTTATGAGAAATAAATTTAACATAAGAATTAAATTTAATGTTGATAGAGAAGTCATGGAATGTGAGAACTTACTGTCCATGCCAATCTGATTGACAGCTTCTACGAACTTGCGGTGTAGATCGCCAGGCCACTGGACCCTTGGCCTCTTCTGGGGGGATGTGTTCTCCTTGCCCTCATCAGCACCATCCacatcatttttcttctttttagaATTCCTCCTGTTCTGGTTTGCACCATCCCTCTCACCCTTATCACCATCCCCAGATTGTAGCTTCTGATCAGCATCATCATTGCCACCACTGGTGCTGTTCCTTGGATCAGTCTTACTATTCCTCAAAACATGAGTCCATACGCCCCTAAGTTGTTCAAGGCGCACTGGCTTTACCAAATAGTCACAAGCCCCATGATTTATCCCCTTCATCACAGTCTCTGTCTCGTCGTTCGC
Above is a genomic segment from Setaria viridis chromosome 4, Setaria_viridis_v4.0, whole genome shotgun sequence containing:
- the LOC117851512 gene encoding two-component response regulator ORR24, with product MAGDLLAAAPAGRGGSWQSLAGKQSARRGRVGGDPGEKEEMDAGKFPAGMRVLAVDDDRVSLKILEKQLKHCNYNGEDSRLLSRPLTAVTHAKEALDMLRERKVGDQFELVISDVVMPDMDGFKLLELIGLEMDIPVIMLSANDETETVMKGINHGACDYLVKPVRLEQLRGVWTHVLRNSKTDPRNSTSGGNDDADQKLQSGDGDKGERDGANQNRRNSKKKKNDVDGADEGKENTSPQKRPRVQWPGDLHRKFVEAVNQIGMDRAVPKKILEVMNVDGLTRENVASHLQKYRIYLKKLSEGKLKNSSPFADGPKAWRCDWVPANSDTNVVESSNHHPELGRYQSASYFVGSPSSSNVFARMNSPSAFGAYTFLPTQSVQLMSSQRNFGIPRQDAEPVSHGVNVNLSDASQCFPNISNGAVFNTSKPSGPSGSSFTNISNGAEFNTRKPLSLGISGSSIANTSSDIPTLSSSMHFPSHRSCSSYASILRGKILGARRGIPFEDIADGEMLAPSGHLPLQSPEFNNQPSVQIQSPSAGLFNQVAREADAGQFAGLINCSNSWKAAALSRFPDLTHNVGMSNGPSQGNIIKMNKLSRLAASSGQIPTFGNEYHNQIAGIIGKTAPALSFSEQVAPFNFGSNTHYTAMPIGNSDLGSSSSTRPALPNLQIDNSVMPTEMLNGEDTSGNLPEGGTINQQPVGDQVINSNEFLMGTCEVQNGASGDLDDFLTDWVNEDFVNNGDAFSGGDWDFAP